The Candidatus Zixiibacteriota bacterium genome includes a region encoding these proteins:
- a CDS encoding Hsp20/alpha crystallin family protein: MMAITRWRPLKEMVSVQDEMGKMFEDFFGKGMPMRWMEEGDGIWSPNVDMAETKDEIVLTAELPGFKKEDIKLSVEDHTITLSGEKKSEYEEEKNEENYYRLERRFGSFTRSFALPTPVQADKVKASYKDGVLKVTLPKSEEAKKKEIQINVS, from the coding sequence ATGATGGCTATTACAAGATGGAGACCTTTGAAAGAGATGGTCTCAGTCCAGGACGAGATGGGCAAGATGTTTGAGGATTTCTTTGGCAAGGGGATGCCAATGAGATGGATGGAAGAAGGGGATGGAATCTGGTCACCGAACGTGGATATGGCAGAGACCAAAGACGAGATAGTGTTGACTGCTGAGTTGCCCGGTTTCAAGAAAGAGGATATAAAGCTTTCAGTTGAGGATCATACCATCACTTTGAGCGGCGAAAAGAAGTCCGAATACGAGGAAGAGAAGAACGAAGAGAATTACTACCGGTTAGAAAGGAGATTTGGCAGCTTCACCAGGTCGTTTGCGCTTCCGACTCCGGTTCAGGCTGACAAGGTGAAAGCATCCTACAAGGATGGTGTTCTGAAAGTCACTTTGCCAAAGAGCGAAGAGGCTAAGAAAAAAGAGATTCAGATTAACGTCAGTTAA